In Caretta caretta isolate rCarCar2 chromosome 4, rCarCar1.hap1, whole genome shotgun sequence, one genomic interval encodes:
- the LOC125635131 gene encoding uncharacterized protein LOC125635131, whose protein sequence is MKYRGHNRDPKQCPVKLKELRQAYQKTREANGRSGSEPQTCRFYDELHAILGGSATTTPAVLFDSFNGDGGNTEAGFGDEEDDDEEEVVDSSQQASGETGFPDSQELFLTLDLEPVPPEPTQGCLLDPAGGEGTSAACVSMIAGSSPSQRLVKLRKKKKRTCDEMFSELMLSSHTDRAQTNAWRQIMSECRKAQNDREERWRAEESKWRAEDRAEAQMWRQRDERRQDSMLRLLEDQTSMLQCMVELQQRQLEHRLPLQPLCKVPSELKHQLI, encoded by the exons ATGAAGTACAGAggtcataacagggacccgaagcagtgccccgtgaaactgaaggagctgaggcaagcctaccagaaaaccagagaggcgaacggccgctccgggtcagagccccaaacatgccgcttctatgatgagctgcatgccattttagggggttcagccaccactaccccagccgtgttgtttgactccttcaatggagatggaggcaatacggaagcaggttttggggacgaagaagatgatgatgaggaggaggttgtagatagctcacagcaagcaagcggagaaaccggttttcccgacagccaggaactgtttctcaccctagacctggagccagtaccccccgaacccacccaaggctgcctcctggacccagcaggcggagaagggacctctg ctgcatgtgtttcaatgatcgcaggatcttctccttcccagaggctagtgaagcttagaaagaaaaaaaaacgcacttgcgatgaaatgttctccgagctcatgctgtcctcccacactgacagagcacagacgaatgcgtggaggcaaataatgtcagagtgcaggaaagcacaaaatgaccgggaggagaggtggcgggctgaagagagtaagtggcgggctgaagacagggctgaagctcaaatgtggcggcagcgtgatgagaggaggcaggattcaatgctgaggctgctggaggaccaaaccagtatgctccagtgtatggttgagctgcagcaaaggcagctggagcacagactgccactgcagcccctct GCAAAGTGCCTTCAGAGTTGAAACATCAGCTTATTTAA